From one Acidobacteriota bacterium genomic stretch:
- the ytxJ gene encoding bacillithiol system redox-active protein YtxJ, translating into MSFIQLKTPADVQELLAGSDREPVFLLKHSSQCPISAEVYSAFSEFDRQGGTNRPWNCALVRVIEERPLSNQIAEELGVEHESPQILLISGSKVLWHDSHWRLTLEKMNEVAGRFLQS; encoded by the coding sequence ATGTCCTTTATTCAGCTCAAGACTCCGGCGGATGTGCAGGAACTACTGGCGGGTTCCGATAGGGAGCCGGTCTTTCTGCTGAAGCACAGCAGCCAGTGCCCCATCAGCGCCGAGGTCTATTCCGCCTTCTCCGAATTCGACCGACAGGGCGGAACCAACCGCCCCTGGAACTGCGCCCTGGTTCGCGTGATCGAGGAGCGCCCGCTCTCCAATCAAATCGCAGAGGAATTGGGGGTGGAGCATGAATCCCCGCAAATTCTACTCATTTCCGGCTCCAAGGTCCTCTGGCACGACTCCCATTGGAGATTGACGCTGGAAAAGATGAACGAGGTGGCCGGCCGCTTCCTTCAGTCCTGA
- a CDS encoding fumarylacetoacetate hydrolase family protein gives MKLAQIHDPEIGLHLAKVENESVYPVLAEANGLRTLLDFARGADREGIALVDLVERHCSSQALSLTWSELNVSPSPTKPHAAIPVHPPEVWACGVTYKKSAEFRDGDTQAPAGIYDHVYFSDRPELFFKGTEARCTGPNDFIGIRKDSRFTAVEPELGVLLSSKREILGFLVSNDVSAWDIERENPLFLPQSKIYTGCCSLGPVLLTADEVPDPYALSIRCEIKRGNQVIFSGDTRLSMMKRTIQELIDWLFYANPIPDGTVLLTGTGIIQTEAAALQEGDTVEITIPEIGTLTNEARIVS, from the coding sequence ATGAAACTGGCTCAAATCCATGACCCTGAAATTGGACTTCACCTGGCAAAAGTGGAAAACGAGAGTGTCTACCCGGTCCTGGCGGAAGCCAACGGACTGCGCACACTGCTGGACTTCGCCCGCGGAGCCGACCGGGAGGGGATCGCTCTTGTGGACCTGGTGGAAAGACACTGCTCCTCCCAGGCCCTCTCCCTGACCTGGTCGGAGCTGAATGTCTCGCCAAGCCCGACAAAGCCCCATGCTGCCATTCCCGTTCATCCGCCCGAGGTCTGGGCCTGCGGGGTGACCTACAAGAAGAGCGCCGAATTCCGGGACGGGGACACACAAGCGCCCGCGGGAATCTACGACCATGTCTATTTTTCCGATCGGCCGGAACTGTTCTTCAAGGGCACCGAAGCCCGATGCACCGGTCCCAACGACTTCATCGGCATACGGAAAGACTCCAGGTTTACGGCTGTGGAGCCGGAGTTGGGCGTCCTGCTTTCTTCCAAACGCGAGATTCTCGGGTTCCTGGTCTCCAATGACGTTTCGGCTTGGGACATTGAGCGGGAAAACCCTCTCTTCCTTCCCCAGTCCAAGATCTACACCGGGTGCTGCTCCCTGGGTCCGGTCCTGCTGACTGCCGATGAAGTTCCCGATCCCTACGCCCTGTCGATCCGTTGCGAGATCAAAAGAGGCAACCAGGTCATTTTCTCCGGCGACACCCGGCTGAGCATGATGAAGCGAACCATCCAGGAATTGATCGACTGGCTCTTCTACGCCAATCCGATTCCCGACGGCACCGTGTTGCTGACCGGTACGGGAATTATTCAGACCGAAGCGGCGGCTCTGCAGGAGGGAGACACCGTCGAAATTACCATTCCGGAAATCGGCACGCTCACCAACGAAGCCCGAATCGTGTCCTGA
- a CDS encoding Gfo/Idh/MocA family oxidoreductase has product MTHQSRRNFLRQSIGITGVGASAYLASSPPLRAGSPAHSDALGANDRIRVGLIGCGGRGRRLLELFLKVDGVSCAALCDVDDGQTGKALRSIEAANGPAPLQTRDFRRVLDLKELDAVIVATPDHWHALQSVAACQAGKDIYVEKPLSLTIQEGRTMVRAARLYQRVVQVGTQQRSAPQFAQAVEYVKSGQLGRIRLVRTWAYLDWKGATPKAPDGPPPAGVDYNLWLGPARRQPFNPNRFHFTFRWYWDYSGGLMTDWGAHMVDIANWGMGVKAPSAAFSAGGKFAYPDDAMETPDTQQVTWAFPHFSMIWEHALGVGRGPEAREHGVAFHGEDGVLVVDRFGWEVFPETRRIDSRRRTYKAAGLPRQRVGRDYAPDHVQNFLDCMRSRETPVADVEIGHNSVIACHLGNIAQRLGRQVRWDVDKEQVIGDPEAEALTGVNYRTPWKLAL; this is encoded by the coding sequence ATGACCCATCAGAGCCGCCGAAACTTCCTGCGCCAGTCCATTGGAATCACCGGAGTGGGCGCCTCCGCTTACCTTGCATCCAGTCCGCCCCTGCGGGCGGGGTCTCCAGCCCATTCCGATGCCCTGGGCGCCAACGACAGGATTCGGGTTGGCCTTATCGGATGCGGGGGAAGAGGCCGCAGGCTCCTGGAACTTTTCCTCAAGGTGGACGGGGTCAGTTGCGCGGCCCTTTGCGACGTGGACGATGGGCAAACCGGGAAGGCACTGCGTTCGATTGAAGCTGCTAATGGTCCCGCGCCCTTGCAGACCAGGGACTTTCGCCGGGTCCTGGACTTGAAGGAGCTGGATGCCGTCATCGTGGCGACACCCGATCACTGGCATGCCCTCCAATCGGTGGCGGCCTGTCAAGCCGGCAAGGATATCTACGTGGAGAAACCGCTCTCCTTGACCATTCAGGAGGGGCGAACCATGGTCAGGGCTGCTCGCCTCTACCAGCGAGTGGTCCAGGTGGGGACTCAGCAACGAAGCGCCCCCCAATTCGCTCAGGCGGTGGAGTATGTGAAATCCGGGCAACTTGGCCGGATTCGCCTGGTTCGGACCTGGGCCTACCTGGATTGGAAGGGAGCCACCCCCAAGGCTCCCGACGGTCCCCCGCCCGCCGGGGTGGACTACAACCTGTGGTTGGGTCCAGCCAGGCGCCAACCCTTCAACCCCAATCGGTTCCATTTCACCTTCCGCTGGTACTGGGATTATTCGGGAGGGCTGATGACCGACTGGGGGGCCCACATGGTCGATATCGCCAACTGGGGCATGGGGGTCAAGGCTCCCTCCGCTGCATTCTCAGCCGGAGGAAAATTCGCCTATCCCGACGACGCCATGGAGACTCCCGACACCCAGCAGGTCACCTGGGCCTTTCCCCATTTCAGCATGATCTGGGAACACGCCCTGGGCGTGGGACGCGGACCGGAGGCACGGGAGCACGGGGTTGCCTTTCACGGAGAGGACGGGGTTCTGGTAGTGGATCGCTTCGGCTGGGAGGTGTTTCCCGAAACGCGGAGAATCGATAGCAGGCGGCGCACCTACAAGGCGGCGGGGCTGCCCCGGCAGAGGGTCGGACGGGACTATGCCCCCGACCACGTGCAGAACTTCCTCGACTGCATGCGCTCCCGAGAGACGCCGGTGGCGGATGTCGAAATCGGGCACAATTCGGTCATTGCCTGCCACCTGGGCAATATCGCCCAGCGCCTGGGACGTCAGGTCCGCTGGGACGTCGACAAGGAACAGGTGATCGGCGACCCTGAAGCGGAAGCCCTGACCGGCGTGAACTACCGGACTCCCTGGAAGCTGGCGCTATAG
- a CDS encoding amidohydrolase family protein — MILKMPQPSLKRAMLALALCCTLLACRQSPQYEFDLIIAGGKLVDGSGSLWFPGDLAIHGEEIVYMGELKDREQKGRQVIDARGLWVAPGFIDSHSRSEPEHMFHPDSLGKVRQGVTTEILGGGHPSRFFQAGAGPEPELREVSADRPPWGEAFHRLRQGEFPLNVAAYVQVGDVVRSVLGHDRREPTQPEVAAMKQTVGQAMLEGALGLANSVRLSPAGILSGEQLAELAREVTPHGGIYSAGIDSRAGIDNSIKEAMEFAEQAQIPLDIPGLRLSGHPGRGQLQEVFDSIEKGRESGLALTASLSPYRSARANLENFLPPWATEGGREKLLERLSRSDLRARILRELRRKRPGQFNAFLAAGGWEGVVLLEANSRKFQALTGKSIQAIATELGQEPGDTLVDILRETEGLVAVLYSLMSEEDLRSVLQAPWVSIGSGGATAGIDPSGGEVTRPHGYGAFARVLGKYVRKEGVLDLEEAIHKMTGMNAAKLKLRNRGFLQVGMKADITIFDAERVAGPATFQEPHRFAEGIEYVIVNGTLVVEAGRPLDARPGKFLDGPGKADP, encoded by the coding sequence ATGATTCTCAAGATGCCGCAGCCTTCGCTGAAGCGGGCCATGCTGGCGCTGGCTCTTTGCTGCACCCTGCTGGCCTGCCGGCAATCTCCCCAATACGAATTTGACCTGATCATCGCCGGCGGCAAGCTCGTCGACGGGTCCGGCTCACTATGGTTTCCCGGGGACCTGGCCATTCACGGCGAAGAGATCGTCTACATGGGGGAGTTGAAGGATCGGGAGCAGAAGGGGCGTCAAGTGATCGACGCGCGGGGACTATGGGTAGCTCCCGGTTTTATCGATAGCCACAGTCGTTCCGAACCCGAGCATATGTTCCATCCAGACTCCCTCGGCAAGGTGCGCCAGGGAGTGACCACCGAGATCCTGGGAGGCGGACACCCGAGCCGTTTTTTCCAGGCCGGCGCCGGGCCGGAACCCGAGCTCCGGGAAGTCTCGGCCGATCGCCCCCCGTGGGGGGAAGCCTTCCACCGGCTTCGGCAAGGGGAATTTCCCCTCAACGTGGCTGCATACGTCCAGGTGGGAGATGTCGTGCGCTCGGTCCTGGGCCACGACAGGCGGGAACCCACCCAGCCCGAAGTTGCCGCAATGAAGCAGACGGTCGGGCAGGCCATGCTGGAGGGTGCACTGGGGCTTGCCAACTCGGTGCGATTGTCTCCGGCAGGCATTCTGAGCGGCGAGCAACTGGCCGAGTTGGCTCGGGAGGTGACCCCTCACGGCGGGATCTACTCCGCCGGGATCGATTCCCGCGCAGGTATCGACAATTCGATCAAGGAGGCCATGGAGTTTGCGGAGCAAGCTCAGATCCCCCTGGACATTCCGGGCTTGAGACTTTCCGGCCACCCTGGCCGCGGTCAGTTGCAAGAGGTGTTCGATTCCATCGAAAAGGGCAGGGAATCGGGACTGGCTCTGACTGCCAGCCTGTCTCCCTATCGAAGCGCCCGGGCAAATCTGGAAAACTTTTTGCCCCCCTGGGCAACCGAGGGGGGGCGGGAGAAACTGTTGGAGCGGCTCTCCCGAAGCGACCTTCGCGCCCGCATCCTGAGAGAACTCCGTCGCAAGCGGCCTGGGCAGTTCAATGCTTTCCTGGCTGCGGGGGGCTGGGAGGGAGTGGTGCTGTTGGAGGCGAACTCCCGAAAATTTCAGGCTCTGACCGGGAAGAGCATTCAGGCAATCGCGACCGAACTGGGTCAAGAACCCGGAGACACGCTGGTTGATATTTTACGGGAAACCGAGGGTCTGGTGGCAGTCCTCTACTCTCTCATGAGCGAGGAGGATCTGCGTAGCGTCCTGCAGGCGCCCTGGGTCTCCATCGGCTCCGGCGGCGCCACCGCCGGCATCGATCCGTCGGGTGGGGAGGTGACTCGACCCCATGGATATGGCGCCTTTGCCCGAGTCCTGGGAAAGTATGTGAGAAAGGAAGGGGTGCTGGACCTGGAAGAGGCCATTCACAAGATGACGGGCATGAATGCAGCCAAGTTGAAGCTCCGAAACCGAGGCTTCCTCCAGGTGGGCATGAAGGCCGATATCACCATTTTTGACGCTGAGCGGGTCGCCGGCCCCGCCACCTTTCAGGAGCCCCATCGATTTGCGGAGGGTATTGAGTACGTCATCGTCAACGGGACGCTGGTCGTCGAAGCCGGACGTCCTCTTGACGCCAGGCCGGGAAAATTCCTGGACGGACCGGGGAAGGCCGACCCGTAA
- a CDS encoding sodium-dependent transporter, whose translation MSDHADSSIHQRFSTRWGLLFSVLGVAVGTGNIWRFPRIAAQNGSEHGAGAFLVSWVLFLFLWSIPLIVAEYAIGRRSRKGPVEALAAIGGRNLSWTGGFVAFVSAAITFYYAVVVGWCLYYLLQTVTAPLPLSTEAAFSTWNRFQASAWPSFFHLLALVLCALAIWRGIRSIERLNRWMIPTLLAIVLISLVRALTLPGSWAGVAYLFTPDWEQLLQPKIWLEALSQNAWDTGAGWGLFLTYAAYMQRQQPIVKNAILTGIGNNLVSLLAALIVFGTVFSVLQTEMTLSRQETLEVLRSSGPASTGLTLIWMPQLFARMSLGIPLSILFFLGLTLAGFSSLMAMLELQTRVLVDAGLTRSRAVLLMAVVSYLMGIPSALSLSFFANQDFVWGVALMISGALVAFAVTRYGCERLRGEELTADSGDLSPGRWWDASMRYVVPVGASVLLLWWLSLSATVYAPDEWYNPLLPYSVMTCLLQWGTVLTVLWLFNRRRSRRR comes from the coding sequence ATGTCCGATCACGCTGACAGCAGCATCCATCAACGATTTTCTACCCGATGGGGCCTTCTGTTCAGCGTCTTGGGGGTGGCCGTGGGGACCGGAAACATCTGGAGGTTCCCCCGCATCGCCGCTCAAAACGGAAGCGAGCACGGCGCGGGCGCCTTTCTGGTCAGTTGGGTGCTGTTTCTGTTTCTATGGAGCATCCCCTTGATCGTGGCCGAATACGCCATTGGTCGGCGCAGTCGCAAGGGCCCCGTCGAGGCGCTGGCCGCCATTGGGGGCCGAAACCTGTCCTGGACCGGTGGCTTCGTCGCTTTTGTCTCGGCCGCCATCACTTTCTACTATGCGGTGGTGGTGGGGTGGTGTCTCTACTACCTGCTGCAGACGGTCACCGCACCCCTGCCGCTGTCCACCGAGGCTGCCTTCTCGACCTGGAACCGCTTCCAGGCTTCGGCATGGCCCTCATTCTTCCACCTCCTCGCCCTGGTGCTTTGCGCCCTGGCCATCTGGCGAGGGATCCGCTCTATCGAACGCCTCAACCGCTGGATGATTCCCACACTGCTGGCAATCGTCCTGATCTCGCTGGTCCGCGCCCTGACACTTCCCGGTTCCTGGGCGGGCGTGGCCTACCTCTTTACTCCCGACTGGGAGCAATTGCTCCAGCCGAAAATCTGGCTGGAGGCCCTCAGTCAGAATGCCTGGGACACCGGAGCCGGTTGGGGGCTCTTCCTGACCTATGCCGCCTATATGCAACGGCAACAGCCCATCGTCAAGAATGCCATCCTGACGGGCATCGGCAACAACCTGGTTTCCTTGCTGGCGGCCTTGATCGTATTTGGAACGGTCTTTTCGGTCCTTCAGACGGAGATGACCCTCTCCCGGCAGGAGACTCTCGAGGTTCTGCGTTCCAGCGGCCCCGCTTCCACCGGTCTGACGCTGATTTGGATGCCGCAGCTCTTCGCCCGCATGTCGTTGGGGATTCCCCTATCCATTCTGTTTTTCCTGGGACTGACGCTGGCCGGCTTCAGCTCTCTGATGGCCATGCTGGAACTGCAGACCCGGGTCCTGGTCGATGCCGGATTGACCCGATCCAGGGCGGTGCTGCTGATGGCGGTCGTCAGCTATCTGATGGGCATTCCCTCTGCGCTCAGCCTTTCCTTTTTTGCGAACCAGGACTTCGTCTGGGGTGTGGCCTTGATGATCTCGGGGGCTCTGGTCGCCTTTGCCGTGACCCGATACGGATGTGAGCGGCTGCGGGGAGAGGAGCTGACGGCCGATTCCGGCGACCTGTCCCCGGGTCGCTGGTGGGATGCCTCCATGCGGTACGTGGTCCCGGTTGGGGCCTCGGTGCTGTTGTTGTGGTGGCTATCCCTTTCGGCCACCGTTTACGCCCCGGATGAATGGTACAATCCCCTGCTTCCCTACAGCGTCATGACCTGCCTGTTGCAGTGGGGGACCGTGCTGACGGTGCTGTGGCTCTTCAATCGCCGCCGTTCCCGGCGCAGATGA
- a CDS encoding proline racemase family protein, with the protein MKRIRVIDSHTGGEPTRVVVEGGPALGTGPMAARMICFRDRFDPFRSAVVNEPRGSDTLVGALLCEPCRADCAAGVIFFNNVGYLGMCGHGAIGVVSTLGYLGRIQPGRHRLETPAGTIAASLQPSGEVVIENVASYRLAKGVALELDGYGRLTGDVAWGGNWFFLSEDHGLQLSEDNIDCLLECTWKIRRELRHRGITGRDRREIDHIALYAPPQRADADSRNFVLCPGGSYDRSPCGTGTSARVACLVADGRFGPGQTWRQESIIGSLFEATVRLDQGRIVPSIKGSAFVTAEATLLLDPRDPMRMGLKPMASP; encoded by the coding sequence ATGAAACGAATCCGCGTCATTGATTCCCATACCGGAGGAGAACCGACCCGGGTGGTGGTCGAGGGAGGACCCGCCCTCGGAACCGGTCCCATGGCCGCGAGAATGATCTGTTTTCGGGACCGTTTCGATCCTTTTCGCTCCGCGGTCGTGAACGAGCCGCGCGGTTCCGATACGCTGGTCGGAGCCCTTCTCTGCGAGCCCTGCAGGGCGGACTGCGCCGCCGGAGTGATTTTTTTCAATAACGTAGGCTACCTGGGAATGTGCGGTCACGGCGCCATCGGGGTAGTCTCCACCCTGGGTTACCTGGGTCGCATCCAGCCCGGCCGGCATCGCCTGGAAACCCCCGCGGGCACGATTGCCGCCAGCTTGCAACCGTCAGGGGAAGTCGTCATTGAAAACGTGGCCAGCTATCGGTTGGCCAAGGGGGTGGCCCTGGAGCTGGACGGTTACGGCCGCCTGACGGGAGACGTGGCCTGGGGAGGCAACTGGTTCTTCCTGAGCGAAGACCACGGACTTCAGCTCTCCGAGGACAACATCGACTGCTTGCTCGAATGTACCTGGAAGATCAGGCGAGAGCTACGCCATCGGGGAATCACCGGCAGGGACCGGCGGGAGATCGATCACATTGCGCTCTACGCCCCACCGCAGCGGGCCGACGCCGACTCCAGGAACTTTGTTCTCTGCCCGGGGGGCTCCTACGACCGCTCACCCTGCGGGACCGGCACCTCTGCAAGAGTTGCATGCCTGGTCGCCGACGGCCGTTTCGGCCCGGGACAAACCTGGCGGCAGGAAAGCATCATCGGCAGTCTGTTCGAGGCCACGGTCCGTCTCGACCAGGGTCGCATCGTGCCTTCCATCAAGGGTTCTGCGTTTGTCACCGCCGAGGCAACCTTGCTGCTGGATCCTCGAGATCCAATGAGGATGGGCCTCAAGCCAATGGCCAGCCCCTGA
- a CDS encoding DUF1844 domain-containing protein produces MAEEDSGFKVADRRKFTEEGELRDSAKEAPSRPASPAGPSGVAQGQERAGASASSPVVGQDSREPKMDFPTLVLSLSTTAMLQMGLVPDPATQKMEKNLPAARQTIDVLEILQEKTQGNLKPDETRLLDRCLHDLKMSFVQSSRKVTL; encoded by the coding sequence ATGGCTGAAGAAGACAGTGGCTTCAAGGTTGCCGATCGCCGCAAGTTCACCGAGGAGGGGGAGTTACGGGACTCGGCCAAGGAGGCTCCCAGCCGGCCCGCCAGTCCTGCCGGCCCGTCTGGTGTCGCCCAGGGCCAGGAGCGGGCCGGCGCGAGCGCTTCGTCTCCGGTTGTCGGCCAGGACAGCCGGGAACCCAAAATGGACTTTCCCACCTTGGTTCTGTCTCTCTCCACCACGGCCATGCTCCAGATGGGCCTGGTCCCCGATCCTGCAACCCAAAAGATGGAGAAGAATCTCCCGGCGGCGCGGCAAACCATCGATGTCCTGGAGATCTTGCAGGAAAAGACCCAAGGGAATCTGAAACCCGATGAAACCCGGCTCCTGGATCGATGCCTGCACGACCTCAAGATGAGCTTCGTCCAAAGCTCCCGAAAGGTCACCTTGTGA
- a CDS encoding sodium/solute symporter (Members of the Solute:Sodium Symporter (SSS), TC 2.A.21 as described in tcdb.org, catalyze solute:Na+ symport. Known solutes for members of the family include sugars, amino acids, nucleosides, inositols, vitamins, urea or anions, depending on the system.): protein MISEHLLRWPDLVAICINLSAMVAIGVYTARRNRSADAYFLANRSMPGWIVGFSLMATIISSMTFLAIPGFTFAKDWRYMPAHFFYFIPAIVAYFLFMPYFRRGHVRSAYEYLERRFGTWARLYAAAGFLVFQMFRTGVILYAVCLPFGPMTGFPLEWVILVLGILVATYTILGGLEAVIYTDLLQGIALIVGGLICIPIAIDLIPGGLSQVFSEAIADGKFAVGSTGWDWNEQTVWVLIIVYQFIFFQLLCTDQNAVQRYIAMKTDRDANQGLILSTVMTIPVWIYFAFIGTALYVYYKHFPAAELDSLVAEQAFPFFVLTQVPAGAAGFVLSGLLAAAMSTLDSGINASAATLTNDFYRRFKKSVEDERHYLRFGRWVSVGFGAIMITVALFIHFARTQTLMDLQTLVFSILSGGLLSIFLLGFLTERVHSRAALIATIVTVAGVCFWLFADSAAGTRLMPELKQVLPDKFWIVVFSNIFLFGLAYLLSRFLRPRDAKNLQNLTVWTSRADNLPG, encoded by the coding sequence ATGATTTCAGAACATTTGCTGAGGTGGCCCGACCTGGTGGCCATCTGCATCAACTTGAGCGCGATGGTGGCGATCGGCGTCTATACGGCCCGACGCAACCGTTCGGCCGATGCCTACTTCCTGGCCAATCGCAGCATGCCGGGCTGGATTGTCGGATTTTCGCTGATGGCCACCATCATCAGCTCGATGACCTTCCTGGCCATTCCCGGCTTCACCTTTGCAAAGGACTGGCGCTACATGCCGGCCCACTTCTTCTACTTCATTCCGGCCATCGTCGCCTATTTTCTGTTCATGCCCTACTTTCGCCGGGGGCACGTGCGCTCGGCCTACGAGTACCTGGAACGTCGCTTCGGCACCTGGGCCCGGCTCTATGCCGCCGCCGGCTTTCTGGTGTTTCAGATGTTTCGCACCGGCGTCATTCTCTATGCCGTCTGCCTGCCCTTCGGTCCCATGACCGGTTTCCCGCTGGAGTGGGTCATCCTGGTGCTGGGCATCCTGGTGGCCACCTACACCATCCTGGGCGGCCTGGAAGCCGTCATCTACACCGACCTGCTTCAAGGTATCGCCCTGATTGTCGGGGGGCTCATCTGCATTCCCATTGCTATCGACCTGATTCCGGGTGGGCTGTCGCAGGTGTTCAGCGAAGCGATAGCCGACGGGAAATTCGCGGTGGGCAGCACGGGCTGGGACTGGAACGAACAAACCGTCTGGGTGCTCATCATCGTCTACCAGTTCATCTTTTTCCAACTGCTCTGCACCGATCAGAACGCCGTCCAACGCTACATTGCCATGAAGACCGACCGGGATGCCAACCAGGGGCTGATCCTGTCGACCGTCATGACCATTCCGGTCTGGATCTATTTCGCTTTCATCGGGACGGCCTTGTATGTCTATTACAAGCACTTCCCCGCCGCGGAGCTGGACAGCCTGGTTGCCGAGCAGGCCTTTCCCTTCTTCGTGCTGACCCAGGTCCCGGCCGGTGCGGCCGGTTTCGTCCTCTCCGGGCTGCTGGCGGCAGCCATGTCCACGCTCGACTCCGGCATCAACGCCTCGGCCGCCACGCTGACCAATGACTTCTACCGCCGATTCAAGAAGTCGGTGGAGGATGAGCGGCACTATCTCAGGTTCGGCCGCTGGGTTTCGGTAGGCTTTGGCGCGATCATGATCACGGTGGCGCTTTTCATCCATTTCGCTCGCACCCAGACTCTCATGGACTTGCAGACCCTGGTGTTTTCGATTCTCAGTGGAGGACTGCTGAGTATCTTCCTGCTGGGATTTCTTACAGAAAGAGTCCACAGCCGAGCGGCGCTGATTGCCACCATCGTCACGGTTGCAGGGGTCTGTTTCTGGCTGTTTGCGGACTCCGCCGCGGGAACTCGACTGATGCCCGAGCTCAAGCAGGTCCTGCCGGACAAGTTCTGGATCGTGGTGTTTTCGAATATCTTTCTGTTCGGGCTGGCCTATCTCTTGAGTCGCTTCTTGCGCCCTCGAGACGCCAAAAACCTGCAGAATTTGACCGTATGGACCTCCAGGGCCG
- a CDS encoding DUF5612 domain-containing protein has product MKSESIALLIQAQDRTGVLFQLTRTIAEHGANISSVDIVKRGTQAASVYLELRDVKEVDALLRDLRALEVVTAVDSLDPLLKVYGKRIIIIGGGAQVGQVALGAISEADRHNLRGERISVDTIPLVGEDHIAAAVRSVALLPRARVLVMAGAIMGGDIAQAVEEIKGQGITVLSLNMAGTVPEAADLIVSDPVQAGVMAVMAVADTATFDITLQRSRRY; this is encoded by the coding sequence ATGAAATCAGAATCCATTGCCCTGCTCATCCAAGCGCAGGATCGTACCGGGGTGCTCTTTCAACTCACCCGGACCATCGCCGAACACGGAGCCAACATCAGCTCCGTGGACATTGTGAAACGGGGAACCCAGGCGGCCAGCGTCTACCTGGAGCTGCGCGATGTCAAGGAGGTGGACGCACTCCTCAGAGACCTGCGAGCACTGGAGGTGGTCACGGCGGTAGACTCGCTCGATCCGTTGCTCAAAGTCTATGGCAAGCGGATCATCATCATCGGCGGCGGAGCCCAGGTGGGACAGGTGGCTCTGGGCGCCATCAGCGAGGCCGACCGGCACAACCTGCGTGGCGAGAGGATTTCGGTGGACACCATCCCGCTGGTGGGCGAAGACCACATCGCGGCTGCGGTGCGCTCAGTGGCCCTGCTGCCCCGGGCAAGGGTTCTGGTCATGGCGGGAGCCATCATGGGCGGAGACATCGCCCAGGCCGTAGAGGAAATCAAGGGGCAGGGAATTACCGTGCTGTCCCTCAACATGGCCGGCACCGTGCCCGAGGCGGCCGATCTGATCGTGAGCGACCCCGTTCAAGCCGGTGTCATGGCTGTCATGGCAGTTGCCGATACGGCCACGTTCGACATCACCCTGCAGCGATCCAGACGTTACTGA